One Scophthalmus maximus strain ysfricsl-2021 chromosome 9, ASM2237912v1, whole genome shotgun sequence genomic region harbors:
- the LOC118319665 gene encoding alpha-1,3-mannosyl-glycoprotein 4-beta-N-acetylglucosaminyltransferase B isoform X1: MRLRHVSFLTVLLFGLCGLVSLSWYTAFSSSRGDVVDIYQREFLALRERLHSAEQENLRRSKELNLVLEEIKKAIAEKQALRDINRTWSSLSEETRLRLWNVSSSRNVLQLPSIFHHLPHLLSKEDSLQPAVHLGQGRTGVSIVMGVPSVKREVHSYLTDTLSSLMSELSAAEKDDCVIVVLIAEADQQYAGSVADNLKLLFPAEIQSGLLEVVSPSVHFYPDFSRLRESFGDPKERVRWRTKQNLDYCFLMMYAQTKGTYYVQLEDDIVARPNFFTTMKNFALQQPSEEWMILEFSQLGFIGKMFKSSDLSLIVEFMLMFYKDKPIDWLLDHIMWVKVCNPEKDAKHCDRQKANLRIRFKPSLFQHVGTHSSLAGKIQKLKDKDFGKQTLHKGHANPLAEVTTSLKTYQHFTLEKAYLGEDFFWAFTPVAGDFIRIRFFTPVRIERFFFRSGNIEHPGDKLFNTSVEVLPFDVSLEIHFGPDTQPVTQNIQAEKEALTDGREKTPKYHRTEDGFIRIGTFQNGVAEGEVDPTFGPLEAMRLSVVTDCPVWVILSEIFIKKAE, encoded by the exons gagATGTGGTGGACATCTATCAGAGGGAGTTCCTGGCGTTGAGGGAGCGCCTCCACTCGGCCGAGCAGGAGAACCTGCGGCGCTCGAAGGAGCTGAACTTGGTGCTGGAGGAGATCAAGAAGGCCATCGCTGAGAAGCAGGCGCTGAGAGACATCAACCGCACCTGGAGCAGCCTCTCAG AGGAGACGAGGCTGCGGTTGTGGAACGTGAGCAGCAGTAGAAACGTCCTGCAGCTTCCCTCCATCTTCCATCATCTCCCCCACCTGCTGAGCAAAGAGGACAGCCTGCAACCCGCTGTACACCTGGGACAGGGTCGCACCGGAG tctccATAGTGATGGGGGTTCCCAGTGTGAAGAGGGAGGTCCACTCGTACCTGACCGACACACTCAGCTCTCTCATGTCGGAGCTCAGCGCCGCCGAGAAGGACGACTGCGTCATCGTCGTCCTCATCgctgag gctgaCCAGCAGTACGCCGGCAGTGTAGCAGACAACCTGAAGCTCCT TTTTCCAGCAGAGATCCAGTCGGGCCTGTTGGAGGTCGTCTCTCCGTCCGTCCACTTCTACCCCGACTTCTCCAGACTCCGAGAGTCTTTCGGAGACCCGAAGGAGAGAGTCag gtggaGGACAAAGCAGAACCTGGACTACTGTTTCCTGATGATGTACGCTCAGACTAAAGGAACCTACTACGTCCAG ctagAGGACGACATCGTCGCTCGTCCCAACTTCTTCACCACCATGAAGAACTTTGCGTTGCAGCAGCCGTCGGAGGAGTGGATGATCCTGGAGTTCTCTCAGCTCGGCTTCATCG GTAAGATGTTCAAGTCCTCGGACCTGTCGCTCATCGTGGAGTTCATGCTGATGTTCTACAAAGACAAACCCATCGACTGGCTGCTCGACCACATCATGTGGGTCAAGGTGTGCAACCCGGAGAAGGACGCG AAACACTGCGACCGGCAGAAAGCCAACCTGAGGATCCGCTTCAAGCCGTCGCTCTTCCAACATGTGGGAACACACTCGTCTCTGGCCGGAAAGATACAGAAgctcaag GATAAGGACTTTGGGAAACAGACCCTTCATAAGGGTCACGCCAACCCCCTGGCGGAGGTGACCACCAGCCTGAAGACCTACCAGCACTTCACCCTGGAGAAGGCCTACCTGGGGGAGGACTTCTTCTGGGCCTTCACCCCCGTGGCGGGCGACTTCATACGAATACGATTCTTCACACCGGTCCGCATTGAGAG GTTTTTCTTTCGCAGCGGAAACATCGAACATCCTGGAGACAAACTGTTCAACACGTCGGTCGAGGTTCTGCCGTTCGACGTGAGTCTTGAAATCCACTTCGGTCCAGATACTCAACCAGTAACTCAG AATATTCAGGCGGAGAAAGAGGCCTTGACAGACGGGAGGGAGAAAACACCAAAGTATCACCGGACAGAAGACGGATTTATCAGAATAG GAACGTTCCAGAACGGGGTCGCTGAGGGGGAGGTGGACCCCACGTTCGGGCCCCTGGAGGCCATGCGTCTCTCTGTGGTCACCGACTGTCCGGTCTGGGTGATCCTCAGTGAG ATCTTCATAAAGAAAGCAGAGtga
- the LOC118319665 gene encoding alpha-1,3-mannosyl-glycoprotein 4-beta-N-acetylglucosaminyltransferase B isoform X2 has protein sequence MRLRHVSFLTVLLFGLCGLVSLSWYTAFSSSRGDVVDIYQREFLALRERLHSAEQENLRRSKELNLVLEEIKKAIAEKQALRDINRTWSSLSEETRLRLWNVSSSRNVLQLPSIFHHLPHLLSKEDSLQPAVHLGQGRTGVSIVMGVPSVKREVHSYLTDTLSSLMSELSAAEKDDCVIVVLIAEADQQYAGSVADNLKLLFPAEIQSGLLEVVSPSVHFYPDFSRLRESFGDPKERVRWRTKQNLDYCFLMMYAQTKGTYYVQLEDDIVARPNFFTTMKNFALQQPSEEWMILEFSQLGFIGKMFKSSDLSLIVEFMLMFYKDKPIDWLLDHIMWVKVCNPEKDAKHCDRQKANLRIRFKPSLFQHVGTHSSLAGKIQKLKDKDFGKQTLHKGHANPLAEVTTSLKTYQHFTLEKAYLGEDFFWAFTPVAGDFIRIRFFTPVRIERFFFRSGNIEHPGDKLFNTSVEVLPFDVSLEIHFGPDTQPNIQAEKEALTDGREKTPKYHRTEDGFIRIGTFQNGVAEGEVDPTFGPLEAMRLSVVTDCPVWVILSEIFIKKAE, from the exons gagATGTGGTGGACATCTATCAGAGGGAGTTCCTGGCGTTGAGGGAGCGCCTCCACTCGGCCGAGCAGGAGAACCTGCGGCGCTCGAAGGAGCTGAACTTGGTGCTGGAGGAGATCAAGAAGGCCATCGCTGAGAAGCAGGCGCTGAGAGACATCAACCGCACCTGGAGCAGCCTCTCAG AGGAGACGAGGCTGCGGTTGTGGAACGTGAGCAGCAGTAGAAACGTCCTGCAGCTTCCCTCCATCTTCCATCATCTCCCCCACCTGCTGAGCAAAGAGGACAGCCTGCAACCCGCTGTACACCTGGGACAGGGTCGCACCGGAG tctccATAGTGATGGGGGTTCCCAGTGTGAAGAGGGAGGTCCACTCGTACCTGACCGACACACTCAGCTCTCTCATGTCGGAGCTCAGCGCCGCCGAGAAGGACGACTGCGTCATCGTCGTCCTCATCgctgag gctgaCCAGCAGTACGCCGGCAGTGTAGCAGACAACCTGAAGCTCCT TTTTCCAGCAGAGATCCAGTCGGGCCTGTTGGAGGTCGTCTCTCCGTCCGTCCACTTCTACCCCGACTTCTCCAGACTCCGAGAGTCTTTCGGAGACCCGAAGGAGAGAGTCag gtggaGGACAAAGCAGAACCTGGACTACTGTTTCCTGATGATGTACGCTCAGACTAAAGGAACCTACTACGTCCAG ctagAGGACGACATCGTCGCTCGTCCCAACTTCTTCACCACCATGAAGAACTTTGCGTTGCAGCAGCCGTCGGAGGAGTGGATGATCCTGGAGTTCTCTCAGCTCGGCTTCATCG GTAAGATGTTCAAGTCCTCGGACCTGTCGCTCATCGTGGAGTTCATGCTGATGTTCTACAAAGACAAACCCATCGACTGGCTGCTCGACCACATCATGTGGGTCAAGGTGTGCAACCCGGAGAAGGACGCG AAACACTGCGACCGGCAGAAAGCCAACCTGAGGATCCGCTTCAAGCCGTCGCTCTTCCAACATGTGGGAACACACTCGTCTCTGGCCGGAAAGATACAGAAgctcaag GATAAGGACTTTGGGAAACAGACCCTTCATAAGGGTCACGCCAACCCCCTGGCGGAGGTGACCACCAGCCTGAAGACCTACCAGCACTTCACCCTGGAGAAGGCCTACCTGGGGGAGGACTTCTTCTGGGCCTTCACCCCCGTGGCGGGCGACTTCATACGAATACGATTCTTCACACCGGTCCGCATTGAGAG GTTTTTCTTTCGCAGCGGAAACATCGAACATCCTGGAGACAAACTGTTCAACACGTCGGTCGAGGTTCTGCCGTTCGACGTGAGTCTTGAAATCCACTTCGGTCCAGATACTCAACCA AATATTCAGGCGGAGAAAGAGGCCTTGACAGACGGGAGGGAGAAAACACCAAAGTATCACCGGACAGAAGACGGATTTATCAGAATAG GAACGTTCCAGAACGGGGTCGCTGAGGGGGAGGTGGACCCCACGTTCGGGCCCCTGGAGGCCATGCGTCTCTCTGTGGTCACCGACTGTCCGGTCTGGGTGATCCTCAGTGAG ATCTTCATAAAGAAAGCAGAGtga
- the LOC118319665 gene encoding alpha-1,3-mannosyl-glycoprotein 4-beta-N-acetylglucosaminyltransferase B isoform X3 yields the protein MRLRHVSFLTVLLFGLCGLVSLSWYTAFSSSRGDVVDIYQREFLALRERLHSAEQENLRRSKELNLVLEEIKKAIAEKQALRDINRTWSSLSEETRLRLWNVSSSRNVLQLPSIFHHLPHLLSKEDSLQPAVHLGQGRTGVSIVMGVPSVKREVHSYLTDTLSSLMSELSAAEKDDCVIVVLIAEADQQYAGSVADNLKLLFPAEIQSGLLEVVSPSVHFYPDFSRLRESFGDPKERVRWRTKQNLDYCFLMMYAQTKGTYYVQLEDDIVARPNFFTTMKNFALQQPSEEWMILEFSQLGFIGKMFKSSDLSLIVEFMLMFYKDKPIDWLLDHIMWVKVCNPEKDAKHCDRQKANLRIRFKPSLFQHVGTHSSLAGKIQKLKDKDFGKQTLHKGHANPLAEVTTSLKTYQHFTLEKAYLGEDFFWAFTPVAGDFIRIRFFTPVRIERFFFRSGNIEHPGDKLFNTSVEVLPFDNIQAEKEALTDGREKTPKYHRTEDGFIRIGTFQNGVAEGEVDPTFGPLEAMRLSVVTDCPVWVILSEIFIKKAE from the exons gagATGTGGTGGACATCTATCAGAGGGAGTTCCTGGCGTTGAGGGAGCGCCTCCACTCGGCCGAGCAGGAGAACCTGCGGCGCTCGAAGGAGCTGAACTTGGTGCTGGAGGAGATCAAGAAGGCCATCGCTGAGAAGCAGGCGCTGAGAGACATCAACCGCACCTGGAGCAGCCTCTCAG AGGAGACGAGGCTGCGGTTGTGGAACGTGAGCAGCAGTAGAAACGTCCTGCAGCTTCCCTCCATCTTCCATCATCTCCCCCACCTGCTGAGCAAAGAGGACAGCCTGCAACCCGCTGTACACCTGGGACAGGGTCGCACCGGAG tctccATAGTGATGGGGGTTCCCAGTGTGAAGAGGGAGGTCCACTCGTACCTGACCGACACACTCAGCTCTCTCATGTCGGAGCTCAGCGCCGCCGAGAAGGACGACTGCGTCATCGTCGTCCTCATCgctgag gctgaCCAGCAGTACGCCGGCAGTGTAGCAGACAACCTGAAGCTCCT TTTTCCAGCAGAGATCCAGTCGGGCCTGTTGGAGGTCGTCTCTCCGTCCGTCCACTTCTACCCCGACTTCTCCAGACTCCGAGAGTCTTTCGGAGACCCGAAGGAGAGAGTCag gtggaGGACAAAGCAGAACCTGGACTACTGTTTCCTGATGATGTACGCTCAGACTAAAGGAACCTACTACGTCCAG ctagAGGACGACATCGTCGCTCGTCCCAACTTCTTCACCACCATGAAGAACTTTGCGTTGCAGCAGCCGTCGGAGGAGTGGATGATCCTGGAGTTCTCTCAGCTCGGCTTCATCG GTAAGATGTTCAAGTCCTCGGACCTGTCGCTCATCGTGGAGTTCATGCTGATGTTCTACAAAGACAAACCCATCGACTGGCTGCTCGACCACATCATGTGGGTCAAGGTGTGCAACCCGGAGAAGGACGCG AAACACTGCGACCGGCAGAAAGCCAACCTGAGGATCCGCTTCAAGCCGTCGCTCTTCCAACATGTGGGAACACACTCGTCTCTGGCCGGAAAGATACAGAAgctcaag GATAAGGACTTTGGGAAACAGACCCTTCATAAGGGTCACGCCAACCCCCTGGCGGAGGTGACCACCAGCCTGAAGACCTACCAGCACTTCACCCTGGAGAAGGCCTACCTGGGGGAGGACTTCTTCTGGGCCTTCACCCCCGTGGCGGGCGACTTCATACGAATACGATTCTTCACACCGGTCCGCATTGAGAG GTTTTTCTTTCGCAGCGGAAACATCGAACATCCTGGAGACAAACTGTTCAACACGTCGGTCGAGGTTCTGCCGTTCGAC AATATTCAGGCGGAGAAAGAGGCCTTGACAGACGGGAGGGAGAAAACACCAAAGTATCACCGGACAGAAGACGGATTTATCAGAATAG GAACGTTCCAGAACGGGGTCGCTGAGGGGGAGGTGGACCCCACGTTCGGGCCCCTGGAGGCCATGCGTCTCTCTGTGGTCACCGACTGTCCGGTCTGGGTGATCCTCAGTGAG ATCTTCATAAAGAAAGCAGAGtga
- the LOC118319669 gene encoding glycine-rich cell wall structural protein-like isoform X1, which produces MFRHNNRAIDQEMEDGEADSAAEGAPPADNMEDLMKDLREIVDNYLRNLRKGPHPEDICWRVEDDRAAAVILGGAVGGAVGGAVGGAVGGAVEGAVGGAVVGAVRGAVEGAVGGAVVGAVRGAVEGAVGGAAVGAVGGATVGAAVGAPVGAAQGGVGGILGGAVVGAVGVGVGVAVVGAVVGAVGGAVVGAVGGAVGGAVGGAVRAVEGAAVGAVRGAVGGALLGALLRALQGDVCWLCMLTS; this is translated from the exons ATGTTCCGCCACAACAACCGAGCGATCGATCAGGAGATGGAG GATGGCGAGGCTGACAGTGCAGCCGAGGGAGCACCTCCCGCAGAC AATATGGAGGATCTGATGAAGGACCTGAGGGAGATTGTAGACAACTATTTAAGGAATCTGCGTAAAGGACCACACCCCGAAGACATATGTTGG CGCGTGGAAgatgacagagcagcagcagtcatcctcggaggagcagtcggaggagcagtcggaggagcagttggaggagcagtcggaggagcagtcgaaggagcagtcggaggagcagtcgtagGAGCAGTCAGAGGAGCAGTCgaaggagcagtcggaggagcagtcgtagGAGCAGTCAGAGGAGCAGTCgaaggagcagtcggaggagcagccgtaggagcagtcggaggagcaaCCGTAGGAGCAGCCGTAGGAGCACCCGTAGGAGCAGCCCAAGGAGGAGTCGGAGGAATACtcggaggagcagtcgtagGAGCAGTCGGAGTAGGAGTCGGAGTAGCAGTCGTAGGAGCAGTCgtaggagcagtcggaggagcagtcgtaggagcagtcggaggagcagtcggaggagcagtcggaggagcagtcagAGCAGTCGAAGGAGCAGCCGTAGGAGCAGTcagaggagcagtcggaggagcatTACTAGGAGCATTACTAAGAGCATTACAAGGAGACGTATGTTGGCTTTGCATGTTAACATCGTAG
- the LOC118319669 gene encoding glycine-rich cell wall structural protein-like isoform X2: MFRHNNRAIDQEMENMEDLMKDLREIVDNYLRNLRKGPHPEDICWRVEDDRAAAVILGGAVGGAVGGAVGGAVGGAVEGAVGGAVVGAVRGAVEGAVGGAVVGAVRGAVEGAVGGAAVGAVGGATVGAAVGAPVGAAQGGVGGILGGAVVGAVGVGVGVAVVGAVVGAVGGAVVGAVGGAVGGAVGGAVRAVEGAAVGAVRGAVGGALLGALLRALQGDVCWLCMLTS; encoded by the exons ATGTTCCGCCACAACAACCGAGCGATCGATCAGGAGATGGAG AATATGGAGGATCTGATGAAGGACCTGAGGGAGATTGTAGACAACTATTTAAGGAATCTGCGTAAAGGACCACACCCCGAAGACATATGTTGG CGCGTGGAAgatgacagagcagcagcagtcatcctcggaggagcagtcggaggagcagtcggaggagcagttggaggagcagtcggaggagcagtcgaaggagcagtcggaggagcagtcgtagGAGCAGTCAGAGGAGCAGTCgaaggagcagtcggaggagcagtcgtagGAGCAGTCAGAGGAGCAGTCgaaggagcagtcggaggagcagccgtaggagcagtcggaggagcaaCCGTAGGAGCAGCCGTAGGAGCACCCGTAGGAGCAGCCCAAGGAGGAGTCGGAGGAATACtcggaggagcagtcgtagGAGCAGTCGGAGTAGGAGTCGGAGTAGCAGTCGTAGGAGCAGTCgtaggagcagtcggaggagcagtcgtaggagcagtcggaggagcagtcggaggagcagtcggaggagcagtcagAGCAGTCGAAGGAGCAGCCGTAGGAGCAGTcagaggagcagtcggaggagcatTACTAGGAGCATTACTAAGAGCATTACAAGGAGACGTATGTTGGCTTTGCATGTTAACATCGTAG